The Streptomyces sp. CC0208 genome window below encodes:
- a CDS encoding glycosyl hydrolase, which produces MTEKLLAVGTRKGLFIGRERGGTWAFDESPYFNAQAVYSVAIDTRGARPRLLAGGDSAHWGPSVFHSDDLGRTWTEPAQPAVKFPKDTGASLERVWQLHPAAAEPDVVYAGTEPAALYRSEDRGESFELVRPLWEHPTRSKWVPGGGGEGLHTVLTDKRDPRAVTVAVSTAGVFRTADGGASWEPSNSGVSAVFLPDPNPEFGQCVHKVARDAADPDRLYLQNHWGVYTSDDAGTHWTDIGEGLPSTFGFATAAHPHRGGTAYVFPINADADRVPAGHRCRVFRTADAGKSWEPLTAGLPQEDHYGTVLRDAMCTDDADPAGVYFGNRNGEVYASADDGDSWRQLASHLPDVLCVRAAVVA; this is translated from the coding sequence ATGACGGAGAAGCTGCTTGCCGTGGGGACGCGTAAGGGCCTGTTCATCGGGCGCGAGCGAGGCGGCACCTGGGCGTTCGACGAGAGTCCGTATTTCAACGCGCAGGCCGTGTACTCGGTCGCGATCGACACCCGGGGCGCGCGCCCGCGGCTGCTGGCCGGCGGCGACAGCGCGCACTGGGGCCCGTCGGTGTTCCACTCCGACGACCTGGGCCGCACCTGGACGGAGCCGGCCCAGCCCGCCGTGAAGTTCCCGAAGGACACCGGGGCCTCCCTGGAGCGGGTCTGGCAGCTGCATCCTGCGGCGGCCGAACCGGACGTGGTGTACGCGGGCACGGAGCCCGCCGCGCTGTACCGCTCCGAGGACCGCGGCGAGAGTTTCGAGCTGGTCCGGCCCCTGTGGGAGCATCCGACCCGTTCGAAATGGGTGCCGGGCGGCGGTGGTGAGGGGCTCCACACCGTCCTGACCGACAAACGGGACCCGCGCGCGGTGACGGTGGCCGTCTCCACGGCGGGGGTGTTCCGCACCGCGGACGGCGGCGCGAGCTGGGAGCCGTCCAACTCCGGTGTCTCCGCGGTGTTCCTGCCCGACCCGAACCCGGAGTTCGGCCAGTGCGTGCACAAGGTCGCCCGGGACGCGGCCGACCCGGACCGGCTGTACCTGCAGAACCACTGGGGTGTGTACACGAGCGACGACGCGGGGACGCACTGGACGGACATCGGCGAGGGGCTGCCGTCCACCTTCGGCTTCGCGACGGCCGCCCACCCTCACCGCGGTGGGACGGCGTACGTCTTCCCGATCAACGCCGACGCGGACCGGGTCCCGGCCGGTCACCGGTGCCGGGTCTTCCGCACGGCGGACGCCGGCAAGAGCTGGGAACCGCTCACTGCGGGCCTGCCGCAGGAGGACCACTACGGCACGGTGCTGCGGGACGCGATGTGCACGGACGACGCGGACCCGGCCGGCGTCTACTTCGGCAACCGCAACGGCGAGGTGTACGCCTCGGCCGACGACGGCGACAGCTGGCGGCAGCTGGCCTCACATCTGCCGGATGTGCTGTGTGTGCGGGCGGCGGTGGTCGCGTGA
- a CDS encoding substrate-binding domain-containing protein → MIRSRRSRTLVAATAVLISLAAAGCSKNAGGSEATGSTGTKAAAPVTLAGSVTFNQTNLAKLDAALKSALAGKDLSKVDIAMVVNVAADYWKAGQVGFLKGCSDLGIAKSKCTYFAPPNGKLTEQNSELETLRSQGVTGYSISAIDPTSAAGTIHTDVQKGIGVLAIDSPLPGTDAASLYLGTPNYTAGFQAGTAMKQVLGGKGKVAILVGSLTASNATQRIAGFEAALKGTKITVAQKVNDNLQASTATSDAETILANNPDVNGLYGVYSYDGPALAQAVTSAGKTASVHIVSDDSDAQTLKFIKSGVISGTVVQMPYQQGYTGAYILAAEKVLGKDRTMALVKPYLEKDGSTLSSGVGLVTKSDLSAYQSLESQLGIG, encoded by the coding sequence ATGATCCGCAGCAGAAGGTCCCGCACCCTGGTCGCCGCGACCGCCGTCCTCATCTCGCTCGCCGCCGCCGGCTGCTCCAAGAACGCGGGCGGCTCCGAGGCCACCGGCTCGACCGGTACGAAGGCCGCCGCCCCCGTCACGCTGGCCGGTTCGGTCACCTTCAACCAGACGAACCTCGCCAAGCTCGACGCGGCGCTGAAGTCCGCGCTGGCCGGCAAGGACCTGTCCAAGGTCGACATCGCGATGGTCGTGAACGTGGCCGCCGACTACTGGAAGGCCGGTCAGGTCGGCTTCCTCAAAGGCTGCTCCGACCTCGGTATCGCGAAGAGCAAGTGCACCTACTTCGCCCCGCCCAACGGCAAGTTGACGGAGCAGAACTCCGAGCTGGAGACCCTGCGCTCGCAGGGCGTCACCGGTTACTCGATCTCGGCGATCGACCCGACCTCGGCCGCGGGGACCATCCACACCGACGTCCAGAAGGGCATCGGCGTCCTCGCCATCGACTCCCCGCTGCCGGGCACCGACGCGGCCTCGCTGTATCTGGGCACCCCCAACTACACCGCCGGCTTCCAGGCGGGCACCGCGATGAAGCAGGTCCTCGGCGGCAAGGGCAAGGTGGCGATCCTCGTCGGCTCGCTCACCGCGTCCAACGCCACCCAGCGCATCGCCGGTTTCGAGGCGGCACTCAAGGGCACCAAGATCACCGTTGCGCAGAAGGTCAACGACAACCTCCAGGCCAGCACGGCGACTTCGGACGCCGAGACCATCCTCGCCAACAACCCCGACGTCAACGGCCTGTACGGCGTCTACTCCTACGACGGCCCCGCGCTGGCGCAGGCGGTCACCTCGGCCGGCAAGACGGCTTCCGTGCACATCGTGTCCGACGACTCCGACGCCCAGACGCTGAAGTTCATCAAGTCCGGCGTGATCTCCGGCACCGTCGTGCAGATGCCGTACCAGCAGGGCTACACGGGGGCGTACATCCTGGCGGCCGAGAAGGTGCTGGGCAAGGACAGGACGATGGCGCTCGTCAAGCCCTACCTGGAGAAGGACGGCTCGACCCTGAGCTCCGGCGTGGGCCTGGTCACCAAGTCCGACCTGAGCGCGTACCAGTCCCTCGAGTCGCAGCTCGGGATCGGCTGA
- the araD gene encoding L-ribulose-5-phosphate 4-epimerase AraD: protein MSVPVREGLRREVLEANLAIPQVGLATLTWGNVSGVDREAGVFVIKPSGVPYDALTIDDLVTVRLSDGAVVDGELRPSTDTETHRCLYLAFPSIGGVTHTHSTHAVAFAQARRDVPVLGTTHADTFNGPLPVTRDLTEEECAKDYEYNTGRVIVDLLDGQDQRAVEVPAALVAGHGPFTWGATARKSLEHAIICEAVADIALHTMSLNPTAPPPAHLLERHYTRKHGPGAYYGNPDMTPTSG from the coding sequence ATGAGCGTGCCCGTCCGGGAGGGTCTGCGCCGGGAGGTACTGGAGGCGAACCTGGCCATCCCCCAGGTCGGCCTGGCGACCCTGACCTGGGGAAACGTCAGCGGAGTCGACCGCGAGGCAGGCGTGTTCGTCATCAAGCCCTCCGGCGTGCCCTATGACGCCCTGACCATCGACGACCTGGTCACCGTCCGCCTGTCCGACGGCGCCGTGGTCGACGGCGAACTACGCCCCTCCACCGACACCGAGACCCACCGCTGCCTCTACCTGGCCTTCCCCTCCATCGGCGGGGTCACCCACACCCACTCCACCCACGCTGTCGCCTTCGCCCAGGCCCGCCGCGACGTCCCCGTCCTGGGCACCACCCACGCCGACACCTTCAACGGGCCCCTGCCCGTCACCCGCGACCTCACCGAGGAGGAGTGCGCGAAGGACTACGAGTACAACACCGGCCGCGTCATCGTGGACCTGCTGGACGGACAGGACCAGCGGGCGGTCGAGGTCCCCGCCGCCCTCGTCGCCGGCCACGGCCCCTTCACCTGGGGCGCCACCGCCCGCAAATCACTGGAACACGCGATCATCTGCGAGGCCGTCGCCGACATCGCCCTGCACACCATGTCCCTGAACCCGACGGCACCGCCGCCCGCCCACCTGCTGGAACGCCACTACACCCGCAAACACGGCCCCGGCGCCTACTACGGCAACCCTGACATGACGCCGACCTCCGGATGA
- the araA gene encoding L-arabinose isomerase — protein sequence MTTPEGPSTGQEIWFLTGSQGLYGDDTLQQVAQQSRQIAERLDAAPQIPLRIVWKPVLTDAESIRRLCLEATASDTCVGVLVWMHTFSPAKMWIAGLSALDRPVLHLHTQYNLSLPWSSIDMDFMNLNQAAHGDREFAHIESRVGVNRKIVAGHSTDPRVVRRVAAWTRAAAGRHASRTLRLARFGDNMRDVAVTEGDKVEAQLRFGFSVNTYGVNDLVAVVDAVEDKAAAELAEEYVESYDVVPALRPGGIRHDSLLYAARQEIGLRTFLTEGGFTAFTTNFEDLGGLRQLPGLAVQRLMADGYGFGGEGDWKTAALLRTMKVMGAGQAGGTSFMEDYTYHLGPGTPRILGAHMLEVCPSIAADRPSCEIHPLSIGGREDPVRLVFNAAEGPAVVVGLCDLGDRFRLTANAVDVIAPSQPLPQLPVARAVWTPRPSLAESAESWLLAGAPHHTVLSSAVDAETLGDFAAMTGVELLTIDEHTTTDQFAKEIRWNAAYHRLAQAL from the coding sequence ATGACCACACCCGAAGGGCCGTCGACCGGACAGGAGATCTGGTTCCTGACGGGAAGCCAGGGACTGTACGGCGACGACACGTTGCAGCAGGTCGCCCAACAGTCCCGGCAGATCGCCGAACGGCTCGACGCAGCGCCCCAGATACCGCTGCGGATCGTGTGGAAGCCGGTGCTCACCGACGCCGAGTCGATCCGGCGCCTGTGCCTGGAGGCCACCGCCTCGGACACCTGTGTAGGCGTCCTCGTGTGGATGCACACCTTCTCCCCGGCGAAGATGTGGATCGCCGGACTCAGCGCCCTGGACCGGCCCGTGCTGCATCTGCACACCCAGTACAACCTGTCGCTGCCCTGGTCGAGCATCGACATGGACTTCATGAACCTCAACCAGGCCGCCCACGGCGACCGCGAGTTCGCGCACATAGAGTCCCGCGTCGGCGTCAACCGCAAGATCGTCGCCGGTCACAGCACCGATCCGCGGGTCGTGAGGCGCGTCGCCGCCTGGACCCGGGCCGCGGCCGGGCGTCACGCCTCGCGCACCCTGCGGCTGGCACGCTTCGGCGACAACATGCGCGATGTCGCCGTGACCGAGGGCGACAAGGTCGAGGCGCAGCTGCGGTTCGGGTTCTCCGTGAACACCTATGGCGTCAATGACCTGGTGGCCGTGGTCGACGCGGTCGAGGACAAGGCGGCGGCCGAACTCGCCGAGGAGTACGTGGAGTCGTACGACGTCGTACCCGCCCTGCGCCCCGGCGGCATCCGTCACGACTCGCTCCTGTATGCGGCTCGCCAGGAGATCGGCCTGCGGACCTTCCTGACCGAGGGCGGCTTCACCGCGTTCACCACCAACTTCGAGGACCTGGGCGGGCTGCGCCAGCTGCCCGGCCTGGCCGTGCAGCGGCTCATGGCCGACGGCTACGGCTTCGGCGGCGAGGGCGACTGGAAGACCGCCGCGCTGCTGCGCACCATGAAGGTCATGGGCGCCGGACAAGCCGGCGGCACCAGCTTCATGGAGGACTACACGTACCACCTGGGCCCCGGCACCCCGCGCATCCTGGGCGCCCACATGCTGGAGGTCTGCCCCTCGATCGCTGCCGACCGGCCCAGCTGCGAGATCCACCCGCTGTCCATCGGCGGGCGCGAGGACCCGGTCCGCCTGGTCTTCAACGCGGCCGAGGGCCCGGCCGTCGTCGTCGGCCTGTGCGATCTCGGCGACCGCTTCCGCCTCACCGCGAACGCCGTCGACGTCATCGCTCCGAGCCAGCCGCTGCCTCAGCTTCCGGTCGCGAGGGCCGTGTGGACGCCACGTCCCTCGCTGGCCGAGTCGGCGGAGAGCTGGCTGCTGGCCGGAGCCCCGCACCACACCGTGCTCAGTTCGGCCGTCGACGCCGAGACGCTGGGCGACTTCGCCGCCATGACCGGCGTCGAACTGCTCACCATCGACGAGCACACCACCACCGACCAGTTCGCCAAGGAGATCCGGTGGAACGCCGCCTACCACCGTCTGGCCCAGGCGCTGTGA
- a CDS encoding sugar ABC transporter ATP-binding protein, with protein sequence MTATKNAPGRAITARLRGVHKSYGPVRVLDLPELDLYAGQVVGLVGENGAGKSTLMGTLAGSVHRDGGEILIGGEPLAAGSTEAAGQLGVAMVSQEFPLVGQLSVAENLLLGRRPRESRRRFLVDRAAQRAEAKAMLAEIGLSAETIAVGREVRTLPVPTRQMIEIAKAWGREPKLLILDEPTSSLGPVEAEMVLGLARQLAERGGTVLFIGHRLDEVREISDRVLVLRNGRLVADLEPAEATEERLIREMVGGEVAQGEPKAPPATSPVLLQVEGLTSDGLGPVDLEVREGEILGVAGLMGSGRSRLVHTIAGAQPSTGGRMRLGGEPYRPRGAGDGVAAGIALIPEDRKEQSLVLFASIRANVLVSVLRRISTRGLLGPGRERVEARKITENVNVRMQSVEQPIGSLSGGNQQRAIFGRAFAAEPRLLLLDEPTRGVDVGAKAEIYKLIDRAAEQGMALVVASSELEELLWICHRIAVMNQGRVVTVIDRAAATKERIMTAAAGTAPLETHRVTNGATA encoded by the coding sequence ATGACGGCCACGAAGAACGCCCCCGGCCGTGCGATCACCGCGCGGCTGCGGGGGGTGCACAAGTCCTACGGCCCGGTGCGCGTCCTCGATCTGCCCGAACTCGACCTCTACGCCGGCCAGGTGGTCGGCCTGGTCGGCGAGAACGGTGCCGGGAAGTCCACGCTGATGGGCACCCTGGCCGGATCGGTGCACCGGGACGGCGGCGAGATCCTGATCGGCGGCGAGCCCCTCGCCGCGGGCTCGACCGAGGCGGCGGGTCAGCTGGGTGTCGCCATGGTCTCCCAGGAGTTCCCGCTGGTCGGCCAGTTGTCGGTGGCCGAGAACCTGCTGCTGGGACGCCGACCGCGCGAGTCGAGGCGCCGGTTCCTGGTGGACCGTGCGGCGCAGCGGGCCGAGGCGAAGGCGATGCTGGCGGAGATCGGTCTGTCCGCCGAGACCATCGCGGTGGGCCGGGAGGTGCGCACCCTTCCGGTGCCGACCCGCCAGATGATCGAGATCGCCAAGGCGTGGGGCCGCGAACCCAAGCTGCTGATCCTGGACGAGCCGACGTCCTCCCTGGGGCCCGTCGAGGCCGAGATGGTGCTGGGCCTCGCCCGGCAACTGGCCGAGCGCGGTGGCACGGTGCTGTTCATCGGGCATCGTCTCGACGAGGTGCGGGAGATCAGCGACCGCGTCCTCGTGCTGCGCAACGGCAGGCTGGTGGCCGACCTCGAACCGGCCGAGGCCACCGAGGAACGGCTGATCCGGGAGATGGTCGGCGGCGAGGTGGCCCAGGGTGAACCGAAGGCACCGCCGGCCACGAGCCCGGTCCTGCTGCAGGTCGAGGGCCTGACCTCGGACGGTCTCGGACCGGTCGACCTGGAGGTGCGCGAGGGCGAGATCCTGGGCGTGGCCGGGCTGATGGGCTCGGGCCGCAGCCGGCTGGTACATACGATCGCGGGCGCGCAGCCCTCGACGGGAGGCCGGATGCGGCTGGGCGGCGAGCCCTACCGGCCGCGCGGGGCGGGGGACGGTGTGGCGGCCGGGATCGCGCTGATCCCCGAGGACCGCAAGGAACAGTCCCTGGTGCTGTTCGCCTCGATCCGGGCGAACGTCCTCGTCTCGGTTCTTCGACGGATCAGCACCCGCGGCCTGCTCGGCCCGGGCCGGGAACGCGTCGAGGCACGGAAGATCACCGAGAACGTCAACGTGCGGATGCAGTCGGTGGAGCAGCCGATCGGCTCCCTGTCCGGCGGCAACCAGCAACGCGCCATCTTCGGCCGCGCCTTCGCCGCCGAACCACGATTGCTGCTGCTCGACGAGCCGACCCGCGGTGTGGACGTCGGCGCGAAGGCGGAGATCTACAAGCTGATCGACCGGGCGGCCGAACAGGGCATGGCGCTGGTGGTCGCCTCCTCCGAGCTGGAGGAACTGCTGTGGATCTGTCACCGCATCGCGGTGATGAACCAGGGGCGGGTGGTGACCGTCATCGACCGGGCCGCTGCCACCAAGGAACGGATCATGACGGCCGCGGCCGGTACCGCTCCTCTTGAGACACACCGAGTGACGAACGGAGCTACAGCATGA
- the araB gene encoding ribulokinase, with protein sequence MVNAGDEPTGSPEPCVVGVDFGTLSGRAVVVRVRDGEELASAEHVYPHAVLDRELPDGTRLPPDWALQVPSDYVDVLRHAVPAALAAAGVRPDQVIGIGTDFTACTVLPVLADGTPLCELPEYTARPHAYVKLWRHHAAQGQADRINVLAAEREEPWLERYGGKISSEWEFAKALQVLEEDSEIYQRMERWVEAADWIVWRLCGTYVRNACTAGYKGQYQDGAYPSRDYLEALAPGFAGFVTEKLAHPIGALGARAGHLTAEAAAWTGLPEGIAVCVGNVDAHVTAPAAGAVEPGQMVAIMGTSTCHVMSSDQRGVVPGMCGVVEGGILPGLWGYEAGQSGVGDIFGWFVRTGFPAEYAEKAAAAGQTAHEYLTALAAGQQVGEHGLVALDWHSGNRSVLVDHELSGVVVGLTLSTRPEDVYRALLEATAFGTRTIIEAFEASGVPVGELIVAGGLTKNALLMQIYADVTRRPLSIIGSAQGPALGAAMHAAVAAGAHPDIQAAARAMGKADRGVYQPDPERAAAYDRLYAEYRLLHDYFGRGTNDVMHRLRALRAEASA encoded by the coding sequence ATGGTGAACGCCGGAGACGAGCCGACCGGGAGCCCGGAACCGTGCGTCGTGGGAGTCGACTTCGGGACGTTGTCCGGACGGGCCGTGGTGGTCCGCGTCCGCGACGGCGAGGAGCTCGCGTCGGCGGAGCACGTCTATCCGCACGCGGTCCTGGACCGGGAGCTGCCGGACGGCACCCGGCTGCCTCCGGACTGGGCCCTCCAGGTGCCCTCGGACTATGTCGACGTCCTGCGGCACGCGGTGCCGGCGGCGCTGGCGGCAGCCGGTGTACGGCCGGACCAGGTGATCGGCATCGGCACCGACTTCACCGCCTGCACGGTGCTGCCGGTGCTCGCCGACGGCACGCCCCTGTGCGAACTGCCCGAGTACACCGCCCGTCCGCACGCCTACGTCAAGCTGTGGCGCCACCACGCGGCCCAGGGCCAGGCCGACCGGATCAACGTGCTGGCCGCCGAACGCGAGGAGCCGTGGCTCGAGCGCTACGGCGGGAAGATCTCCTCGGAGTGGGAGTTCGCCAAGGCGCTCCAGGTGTTGGAGGAGGACTCCGAGATCTACCAGCGCATGGAGCGGTGGGTGGAGGCCGCGGACTGGATCGTGTGGCGGCTGTGCGGGACGTACGTCCGCAACGCCTGCACCGCCGGTTACAAGGGCCAGTACCAGGACGGCGCCTACCCCTCCCGGGACTACCTGGAAGCGCTCGCCCCCGGCTTCGCCGGCTTCGTGACGGAGAAACTGGCGCATCCGATCGGTGCGTTGGGCGCGAGGGCCGGGCACCTGACGGCCGAGGCCGCGGCCTGGACGGGGCTGCCGGAAGGCATCGCGGTGTGCGTGGGCAACGTCGACGCCCATGTCACGGCCCCGGCGGCCGGGGCGGTGGAGCCCGGCCAGATGGTGGCCATCATGGGCACCTCGACCTGCCATGTGATGAGTTCCGACCAGCGGGGCGTGGTGCCCGGCATGTGCGGTGTCGTCGAGGGCGGCATCCTGCCGGGGCTGTGGGGTTACGAGGCCGGGCAGAGTGGCGTCGGCGACATCTTCGGGTGGTTCGTTCGGACCGGTTTCCCCGCCGAGTACGCCGAGAAGGCCGCGGCGGCCGGGCAGACCGCGCACGAGTACCTGACCGCGCTGGCGGCCGGGCAGCAGGTCGGCGAGCACGGTCTCGTGGCCCTGGACTGGCACAGCGGCAACCGTTCGGTGCTGGTCGACCACGAACTGAGCGGTGTGGTCGTGGGGCTGACGCTGTCCACCCGCCCCGAGGACGTCTACCGCGCCCTGCTGGAGGCCACCGCCTTCGGCACCCGCACCATCATCGAGGCCTTCGAGGCGTCCGGAGTGCCGGTCGGCGAACTGATCGTCGCGGGCGGTCTGACGAAGAACGCGCTGCTGATGCAGATCTACGCCGACGTCACCCGCCGCCCGCTGAGCATCATCGGCTCCGCACAGGGGCCGGCGCTCGGCGCGGCGATGCACGCCGCGGTCGCCGCCGGGGCACACCCCGACATCCAGGCCGCCGCACGCGCCATGGGCAAGGCCGACCGAGGCGTGTACCAACCGGACCCGGAACGCGCCGCGGCCTATGACCGCCTGTACGCCGAGTACCGGCTCCTGCACGACTACTTCGGCCGCGGCACCAACGACGTCATGCATCGCCTGCGCGCTCTCCGCGCCGAAGCGTCCGCCTGA
- a CDS encoding ABC transporter permease — translation MSAQSTLAPNEVASPSRSAVSTLARRLAASPEAGVIIACVVVFVAIAANAETYTAVGNLQVMGRDLSQVGILAIGESLVILTGGIDLSVGALAGLAGILAAWMNVNEGLPAPLAILLTLVITAAVGLWHGVMVTRLNVPPFVITLVTYTVAQGTALAITSGSPINNLDPLFSSLSQYYVGEVPVPALFFVGAAAVAWFVLERTYVGRQIYAVGGNKEAARLAGIPTGRRITSTYVASAVLAGVVGVLVIGRMNVADPSVGAGWELTAIAAAVVGGMSLSGGEGRIAGIAAGAILLEFITNGLLALKVSPYDQQVVQGAVLGVAILLDRARARYFGRSRG, via the coding sequence ATGAGCGCGCAGAGCACGCTCGCCCCGAACGAGGTCGCGTCGCCGTCCCGTTCGGCCGTGTCGACCCTCGCCCGCAGACTCGCCGCCTCCCCGGAGGCCGGCGTGATCATCGCCTGCGTGGTGGTGTTCGTGGCGATCGCCGCCAACGCGGAGACGTACACGGCGGTGGGCAACCTCCAGGTGATGGGCCGCGACCTGTCGCAGGTCGGGATCCTCGCGATCGGTGAATCCCTGGTCATCCTGACCGGTGGCATCGACCTCTCGGTGGGTGCGCTGGCCGGTCTGGCCGGCATCCTGGCCGCCTGGATGAACGTCAACGAGGGCCTGCCCGCCCCCCTCGCGATCCTGCTCACGCTGGTGATCACCGCCGCCGTCGGTCTCTGGCACGGCGTCATGGTCACCCGCCTCAACGTGCCGCCCTTCGTGATCACCCTGGTCACCTACACCGTCGCGCAGGGCACCGCCCTCGCGATCACCAGCGGCTCGCCCATCAACAACCTCGATCCGCTGTTCAGCAGCCTGAGCCAGTACTACGTCGGTGAAGTGCCGGTCCCCGCACTGTTCTTCGTGGGCGCGGCCGCCGTCGCCTGGTTCGTGCTGGAGCGCACCTACGTGGGCCGGCAGATCTACGCGGTCGGCGGCAACAAGGAAGCCGCCCGGCTCGCGGGCATACCGACCGGCCGCCGGATCACCTCGACCTACGTCGCCAGTGCCGTGCTCGCCGGGGTGGTCGGCGTCCTGGTGATCGGCCGTATGAACGTGGCCGATCCCTCGGTCGGCGCGGGCTGGGAACTGACCGCGATCGCCGCCGCGGTGGTCGGCGGGATGTCGCTGTCGGGCGGCGAGGGCCGTATCGCCGGCATCGCGGCCGGCGCGATCCTGCTGGAGTTCATCACCAACGGCCTGCTCGCCCTGAAGGTGAGCCCGTACGACCAGCAGGTGGTGCAGGGTGCGGTCCTCGGCGTGGCCATCTTGCTCGACCGGGCGCGCGCACGCTACTTCGGCAGAAGCCGCGGTTAG
- a CDS encoding substrate-binding domain-containing protein: MDVDRAPVMADVARIAGVSHQTVSRVLHDHPNVRATTRERVLAAVRELGYRPNAAARTLATRRTRTLGVISFNTTLYGPACMLYGIEQAARQYEYFVTVAAVGTLDRSSVLDAVDRLRNQGVEGIIVIAPQTAAVGALANVPADVPLVAVGCGTHTALASVAVDNEAGAELATSYLLDLGHRTVHHLVGPRSWLDAQEREAGWRGALEKRGAPVPRALAGADWTARTGYEHGQRIAADREVTAVFCANDHMALGLLRAVQQAGRRVPEDISVVGFDDMPETEYFGPSLTTVRQDFDELGRRALRALIEIVGDPDAGIPASGDRPHIVIPPSLVVRTSATRPRHRTESTT; this comes from the coding sequence ATGGACGTGGATCGCGCACCGGTGATGGCGGACGTGGCCCGGATCGCGGGTGTCTCGCACCAGACCGTCTCGCGGGTCCTCCACGACCACCCCAACGTGCGGGCCACCACCCGGGAGCGGGTGCTGGCAGCCGTCCGCGAACTCGGTTACCGGCCCAACGCAGCCGCCCGCACCCTGGCGACTCGCCGCACCCGCACCCTGGGTGTGATCAGCTTCAACACCACGCTGTACGGCCCGGCCTGCATGCTCTACGGCATCGAGCAGGCGGCCAGACAGTACGAGTACTTCGTCACCGTGGCCGCGGTCGGCACGCTCGACCGGAGTTCGGTACTTGACGCCGTCGACCGGCTGCGCAACCAGGGCGTGGAGGGCATCATCGTCATCGCACCGCAGACCGCCGCGGTGGGCGCACTGGCGAACGTGCCTGCGGACGTCCCCCTGGTCGCGGTGGGCTGCGGCACCCACACCGCGCTGGCCTCGGTCGCGGTGGACAACGAGGCGGGCGCCGAACTCGCCACCTCCTATCTGCTCGACCTCGGCCATCGCACGGTGCACCACCTGGTCGGACCGCGTTCCTGGCTCGACGCACAGGAGCGCGAGGCCGGCTGGCGCGGCGCCCTGGAGAAGCGGGGGGCTCCGGTGCCCCGCGCGCTGGCAGGCGCCGACTGGACGGCCCGCACCGGTTACGAGCACGGCCAGCGGATCGCCGCCGACCGCGAGGTCACCGCGGTGTTCTGCGCCAACGACCACATGGCCCTCGGCCTGCTGCGGGCCGTGCAGCAGGCCGGGCGCCGGGTGCCCGAGGACATCAGCGTCGTCGGTTTCGACGACATGCCGGAGACCGAGTACTTCGGCCCGTCGTTGACCACCGTCCGCCAGGACTTCGACGAACTCGGCCGGCGTGCGCTGCGTGCGCTGATCGAGATCGTCGGTGACCCGGACGCCGGGATCCCGGCATCCGGCGACAGGCCCCACATCGTCATACCGCCCAGCCTTGTGGTGCGGACCTCGGCGACCCGCCCACGACATCGAACGGAAAGCACGACATGA